The Coffea arabica cultivar ET-39 chromosome 3c, Coffea Arabica ET-39 HiFi, whole genome shotgun sequence genome contains a region encoding:
- the LOC113734241 gene encoding flowering-promoting factor 1-like: MSGVWVFSNGVVRLVENPGEYQGSSSRRKVLVHLASKEVITSYSVLESKLLSLGWERYYDDPDLLQFHKRSSIDLISLPKDFRKFKSMHMYDIVVKNRDEFEVRDMQ; this comes from the coding sequence ATGTCGGGGGTGTGGGTTTTCAGCAACGGTGTTGTCCGTCTGGTGGAGAATCCTGGTGAGTATCAAGGTTCTAGTTCTCGTCGCAAAGTGCTCGTCCATCTGGCAAGTAAAGAAGTCATAACATCGTATTCTGTCCTCGAGAGCAAGCTGCTATCTCTGGGATGGGAGAGATACTATGATGATCCTGACCTCCTTCAGTTCCATAAGAGATCATCTATTGACCTCATCTCTCTTCCTAAGGACTTTAGAAAGTTCAAGTCCATGCATATGTATGATATTGTGGTCAAGAATCgtgatgagtttgaagttagGGACATGCAATAA